The genomic region GCTCGGTTTCAAGGTAGACGACAAGCCCTGGACCACCGGCGGCGAAAGTTGCAACTGGTTTACCTGCGAAGACAACGTTCCGACGGCCACGCTGTATCGGGAATACGACAAAACTCCGTTCCTCTTTGTGCTGGAAGGCCGCTACGCCAGTGTAAACCATAAAGTTGCTCAGGAATTTTCGGTGAAAGTGGAAGATGTCGCGGGAGCCCGGACCTACAAACTGGACCCGAAAAAAGAAGAATGGATGCTTTTTGCCAACTCCAGCCTCAGCGAGAAGATGTTCCGGAACGGAGACAATTACGAGGCCGAACTGGTCATCACCCGTTTCGATACGGTCAACAACATCGTGTCGGGACAATTCAAAGGACGACTCGACAACTACTACTGGAATCCGGGCGAAGTGGCCGAGATCACCGAAGGTCGCTTCGATTGCCGGTTGAAGTACGTGCGGTAAAACCGGCGGCAACCGGCTCCGCTGGTGAAACTGGTGCCTGAATTTTTATTTTTGTCAAAAATCAGGCTCTGTCCGATGAACTCCTCCTACCCCGACCGCTGGTTTATTCTGATCGGCTGCCTGCTGCTGGGCTATTTTTTCGTGACCATCGGTCTTGACGAAAGCCTTTTTGCGCTGCTGCAAAAGCCGACCTACATCCGCGACCTGTTCGGCGCCACGCTGATGTCGGGCATCGTCTGGCTGCTGGTCCGGGCGGCGACGGTGACGCTGGACCGCCGCTACGACTGGTTCGAACAACCGCTCCGCCGCATCGCCGGGCAGTCGCTGCTGGGCTTTGGGGGGCCGGTGGTGGTTTCGTTTCTGATGGCGCTGCTTTACTTCCGGTTCGTGGTGGGCCAGCCCATCACGGAGTCTACTTTTCCGGTCTACGAATTTCCGATCAGCGTGCTGGTCATTCTGTTCATCAACCTGTTCTACGTGGGGCTTTACCTGTACAAACGCGCGACCGGGACGCCGCCCGTGCTGATTGAAGCGCCGGGAACAGCGCAGCCGGTTGTCCGGAAAACGCTCATCGTCGCCAGCGGCCAGCGGAACATTCCCCTGGCTACGGCCGATGTCGCCTACTTTTACATCGACGAAGGCGCCGTTTTTGTCACCACTTTCACGGGCGAAAAATACGTGGTCGGGGCCACGCTCGACGACCTCGCCCGCGACCTGCCGACGACCCAGTTTTTCCGCGTGAACCGGCAGTTTCTCATCCACCGCCGGGCCTGTAGCTCCTACCTGAACGACAGCTACGGAAAACTGAAGCTCGAAGTACAGCCGACGGTTCGCCGGGAAATCATCGTGAGCCAGCAAAAGGCCCCGGAGTTCAAAAAATGGCTCGAAGAAGCCCACTGATTCAGCGCCTATTTCTCCTGATTCACCCGCTTTTTCTCCTGTTTCGCCAAATTCAAACCCCTGCAAGACAACAGTTTACCCCTTTCCTGCTGTAGTTTTACCTCTGTAAACAACAACTACATCATGAAACGACATCTTCTCTGGTTAGGACTGGTCATCGCCAGCCTGACGACCGTGCGGGCCCAGACGCTGCGACTGGGTTATTACGGCGAAACCGTGACGCACTACGGCCTCCGGGCGGCCTACGAGCGGCCCTTCGCTAGCTACACCAAAGAGCGCAACGCGGCCCTCAAGTCGTTCTATCTTTCCCTGGGCATTGCCCTGTACCGGCACCCGCAAAACCACGTGGGCCTGATCGTTTCGCCCGAAATCGGTTACCGCCGGACGGGTCGGCGCGGCGGCCTCTTCGAACTGGCCGTTTCCCCGGCCTTCTTCCGGTATTTTCTGGACGGACAAACCTACGAACCCACCGAGTCCGGCGACTTCCGGCGGGTCCGGCTGGCGGGCGGGCAGGCCTTCATGCCGACCGTTTCGGTGGGTATCGGGCGCGATTTGTCCGTGCGGCACCGCCTGCCCCTGAGCCTCTACACCCGCCTGAACCTCATGCAGCAGCGGCCCTACAACACCTCCGCCCTGATGCGTTTTGGAATCGAG from Tellurirhabdus rosea harbors:
- a CDS encoding LytR/AlgR family response regulator transcription factor translates to MNSSYPDRWFILIGCLLLGYFFVTIGLDESLFALLQKPTYIRDLFGATLMSGIVWLLVRAATVTLDRRYDWFEQPLRRIAGQSLLGFGGPVVVSFLMALLYFRFVVGQPITESTFPVYEFPISVLVILFINLFYVGLYLYKRATGTPPVLIEAPGTAQPVVRKTLIVASGQRNIPLATADVAYFYIDEGAVFVTTFTGEKYVVGATLDDLARDLPTTQFFRVNRQFLIHRRACSSYLNDSYGKLKLEVQPTVRREIIVSQQKAPEFKKWLEEAH